Genomic window (Acomys russatus chromosome 2, mAcoRus1.1, whole genome shotgun sequence):
GCGGTCACTCATCTGCAGCTCGTTCTCTCATCATCCCAATCCCTTCCTGCCTGGTCGGAGAGAAGCATTACTCAACACCTTCAACTTGCAGGTCCTGCTACCGCATAGACCCAGGAGAATCCCGACTTTATTTGCTCATATCTGGACATCCAGGTTACTAGACACATTGGAGAAAACCCTGACTCACAGGCAGTGGGGCCGATCCATGCCTGAGACGACTGCTGCTCACAGTCCCACACTACTGCCTGGAGCCACCTGACGACCGAGCCAACCATTCTACTCTCTCTCTTCCAGGTACCTGTGCAAATCTGAATCAAAGGCCAAagtgagacagaaaaaaacagcaatgggggaaaaaagataagaatgccacctaggggctggagagatggcgcagaggttaagagcactggctgctcttccaaaggtcctgagttcaattcccagcaaccacatggtggctcacagccatctatgagatctggtgtcctcttctggcctgcaggcgtacacgcaggcagaatactgtatacataataaataaatctttaaaaaaaaaaaaaaaagaatgccacctAAAGAAAGATGTGGGTCTACTTTCAAGATAAGAAAACAGCATgtttgggctgggcgtggtggtgtacgcctttaatctcagcacttgagagacagaggcaggcagatctctgagttcaaggccagcctggtctacaaagtgagtacaggacggtcaaggctacatagagaaaccctgtcaaaaaaaaaaaaaaaaaaaaaaaaagaaaagaaaaagaaagcagcatgTTTGTAAACTGAGTTTGTTATAACAACGTGTTAAAGTCACCAGATGCTCAGGTGGGATCTGAGTGTCAGTGTGAATATCTCTTTATAATCATCACAACTCTAACGAGGTGAGCACCTTAAACCCCACTTTACAGAGGACAGCACTAAAACCCAAAGAAGTAACTTTATCCCAAACCACAAAGCAGTAACTTGGGAGTAGGAGAACCAGGATTAAAACCCTGACAGGCCAAGCCTGAGTTCATGATCCCGCTGTAGGAAAACAGATGCTACAGACGGGAGGCAAATGCCTGGACTGGCAGAGTCCCAAGCCAGCTTAAGGCAGGTGGCAAAAAGCCAGCCAGGTTACTGCTGGAACTTTTATTGATACCAGACCCATCCAGCACCAGCCTACCCCTACCCATCCTGCTTCCGCCCACGAGCTCCGGGgggacggggggcgggggggggggggacgggacgGCAGTTTTTTGCCCCTCCTTCAGTCCCACTTACACGCAGCAGCAGGCCAGACAAAACGGACAcggcttttatttcctttcccgTCACGGGTGTCAACGTCTGATAcagtggagacagaggcagcgcGGGCCGGCCTCAAGCAGTCTTCAGCTCAGGACTGACCCACACCTGCCAGTTCTCCATAGCAGTCCCACCCACATTCCAGCGAGGCCAGGGAACGGAACTTAGGTGGACTCGGAACTTAGGTGGACTCGAGCCTTGCTGGCACGTTGAGCAGTCACAAGCAccttctcagagaaagcacaGATAGGCAGGTCTCAGGCACAGTCAGGCCCCACAGGTCTTCAGGAGCGGGTGTCCCGAGCCCTTCTCCTGGGTCTGGGACCACAGCTGCCACTAGGTACGGGGCCCAGGCCAGGGGGTGCTCCTGGAGGTTGGTAACCACATTCACTGGGGTCCAAGGGGTCCCGGCTGAGCAGTACCCACACAGCAGGCACATGGCGTCGAACTGTGAGGGGGTCTAGGCCTGTGTCTGGTGAGGTCGGGACCCAGCTGTCCTCAGTTTGCAGGAAACGGAGCTTGGTGAGTTGGTGTAGGCCCGGAACCCGCCGCTTGACAATCTCTGCGCAGCTGACAGCCTTTCCAGCAGCCCGGCCAGACCCCGAGAACACCACGTGTCTCGTGCTTCCCGCTTCCAAACGCCCCAGCGCCAGCCCTAGCAGGTTTCGGATCTTGCTCCCATCTCGGACTCGCATTTCCAGCGTGTCAGGAGGGAGCTGGGGCATGGGTGAGGAGGCTGGGAGCTCTACAGAGCCAGCCCTCCGGTAGTGCTCCATTCTGCGCGCACCGCCTTGGTGAATCTCACTGCGAGAAAGGGCCAGGTGAGTGCCAGGAAGATGAGCATTTTCCACCAATGCCTCGTCCACTTCCTCGCCACGGAAGGGGATTAAACTCCGAACCCACGCCCGCTTCTCAAGGCTGGGGGCCAAGAATTATCCCTTAGACCCGTTTCTCACCGTCAGAACTAAATCCGTGTCGTCCCCACCCTCACTTACTCCCCTTCTCTGGGATAGGGCCGTGCGCTTCGCCATCTCAAGCTCCTCAGGCCTAGGGCGCACACCCCTTTACCCACAAACTCGCTGAGGACAAGCGGGCTCTCCCCACTAGGCTTCTACGGACTGGGACTCCCCGGGGCACAGCCACGAGCCCTCACAAAGAActccccaaagaaagaaagaaggaaccgACCCCGGCGGCGGGGCCCTAGGCCGGGCGGAGGGGACCTCAGCTGGAGCCGGGCCACTCGGGGATCCTCGAGCGAGGACTCGCGCGGAGAGCTGCCCCGCGCACTCGTGGGCTGCTGGCCCAAGCAGTAGGCAATCCCCTTTCCCCAGCTCTGCGTCCTCCGCCCCCTGGGATTTGGCTCCTACCACACTCGCCAGTCCACGCTCGACCCTTGTGGAGCAGCCAAGATGGCGCGCGGGCCGGGAGCGCGCGGGGACGCGCGCGCGCGGttggggggcggggcctgggcgcTGCTCCGCGGAGCTGGTTCCCGCCAACCAGCCGGCCCGGAGCAGCCGGTGCGGTGACGGCGGACCTCGGCGGGGTTCCTGCGGTGGGCTCAGCCTGGGACGGGGACGCCATCGGAGGAGTCCTGCACCTGAAGGATGAGGACCTGCGGCCTTGAAAGATTGATGGCGCGCGTCACCTGTTGACACGGCGCAGCAAGATGCAAGCCACTGATGGACGCGAGCAGGCGAGACCCTCCGTTACGGACTTCTGAGCTTTGCTCTCACCCTGGGCCACTGGACAGGCCTGGCGGTCTTCAGTAGGGACTGAGCCATAGTTTGTGTGTAACTTGTTGGCCGCAGAGGATTGGCGTACAGGCTGAGTGGATCCAGTGGTGTTGGGGTAACAGATAGCGGTGACCCTGGCAAAGGGCTGTACCCCATCATAGCACTTCGGCCACGGGGCGTGCCCACAGAGCCTAGTCCAGTATCCAGTGTAAAATAAGCTCTCCGATATTTGTCCAATGATATGTTAACCACTGAAACGGCTAGAACTGAGAAGAGATGGTAGAAACTCGTAAGAAGTTTTGGGGAAGAGCGGGCGGCTGTTCGGGTGGGATAGCTACTTTCAGGTCAGCTTGGACACGCTGCATTTTGGGTACCAGCAACACTACAAGTTGGGTACAAGGAGTTGAAGAAGCCCTGGAGCCACCCCTCCACCGCCCCCACCGACCACCAGAGGGCAGCATACACTTGGTGGAGCACGGTGCTTTCTCATCAAGGTCCCCTGCTCCACCTTCCCTCCTCCAGATCCCAAAATTTCCTACACCCAAACCTCTTGGGCTCCTCCTCGGACTGCTGGTGTTGGTTAGATACAAGGCTGTTTGCCTTTGCGCTAAAGTCCCTGCTTGCTCCCCCATGACCATCTGGGGACCTGCTGCTTTCCTGGTCTTCCCCAAACCCTATGCAGAGATCAGGTGACCCTACCTGTGTCCTCCTTACTTAACCCAGGACCTGATATTTAGAGGGTTAGTTGGCAAACATGGGATAAATAAACAATGCCCGGTGTATCAATCAGATGACGTGAGAGCTCTGTATTTCTCAGCAAGCCAGACCAGTACAGCTCCTGGTCCCCACCCGATGGGGTTGACAGCTCTTCTCTTCACACCCCTGCTCCTCACAGCCAAGCCCATCATAGATCAACACGCCAACACACTCCTTTAGTGGTCGCTCAGTTTATTGTCAGTGGACCAAATACACTGATGGGGACTGTAGATCACACCTCTAAGGTAAACCCAGTCTCTGACCTCAGAGCCCCCAGTAGAGCACATATAGGCAGTATTTAAATTCACTAACTACAACGCTGTCTCCGCCTTATGAAGGCAGGTTGGCACGGGCCCTGGAGCCTGCCTGCCGTTCCCTGGAGGCGAGCATGGTGAGCAGTTGTCACTCCTCGGCTGGCTTCACTTGCTTAGCAGCCTCCAGCTGGCACAGTAGGTCATCCCACTGCACAAACTGCTTGGAAAGGAGCATTATCTGGGGACGGGTCAAGGTGGCATGAGGACTCTGAATGGACAAGTGGGGCTTTGCATGTGCCCAAAGGGGtaaaggtgggggaagaggatgggatgAGCGCTCATTTGGGGTAGGAGAGGTGGGCTTTGGGAGAGTACCCACTAAGGATCATGAAGCACAAAAGATACAGTCTTGTTGTACTCCTCCAGGAGAGCCTTGGACTCCTCGGTGATCCCCGCACACTGGTCCTGTTGGCCAAAGTATACCCAGGAGATGAGTAAAGCCCCTGTCCCACTGAGCTTACTATTCCCTCCAAACCTAGAAAAGATGATGCTTAAGCAACCTATAGTAAAAGGAGCCAACCAAGCCAGGTGCCCTAAACAGCAGTGCAAACACTGACGGGAGGGGAGGTTCCTACACATTAAcatcccctcctcttcttccctatgtattctaaggatttatttttattctatgtgtatgcattgtttgcctgtgtgcaggtgcaccatgtatatgcagtactgaaagaagccagaggagggcgtcagatcctctgggattGGCGTTACAAAGGTTAGTTGTTagtggccatgtgggtgttggggactgaacccagcccctcagcaagaacagcaagtaacTTTAAGTGCCCAGCCACCTGTCCAGCCCCTCAGCTcctacttcttttgttttgttttgttttttcgagacagggtttctcttgtagtcctggaactcccgctgtagaccaggctggcctcgaactcacagagttctgcttgcctctgccttccaagtgctgggattaaaggcatatgtcaccatgcctgacctcagtctctatttctatttctaaacaGTCTTTGAACTCGAGAAAAGACATTTCACCCACAGTCAAAAACAAATGCCCAGGGAGTATTGGGCACCTCTCAAATTCAACTTTCTAGTATCTCAGAAGAGCTCTATTCTGGAAGGCAAGAGACCTGGATGTGACCTAGTCAAGTCCTTTCCCCTTGGTGGCACGTTTGGAAATAGAGGGCAAACCTCCACATTTCCTCCACTGACAACCCAGTGGGCTAGGACGCTTCCCCAAGTGTCATCCCGTGTCAGCCTTCCCTCCCGGGCCTCTCTCCGTGCATACCTGCTGTTGGATGTGGATCTGGGCCAAGTGCTGCAGGCGGGCAGCGTGCTCAGGAACGGCTGTAAAACACAAGGCACCCCACACCCCGCCTGATGATGCCTGTGCCCTCCCCCGGGACTGCTCAATAGTCTATTAGGTCTTCGGCAGGATGAGAGTATTGAGCAGAGAAGCTAAACAAACGCCAGGCTTCATCGACCGCTGtagctggaggtggtggtggggctcccTGCCTACCCCAGCCTCACTGCAAGaccccggggcggggggggggagagggagaacagGTGCCGGGAAGACAAAACCTTTAGGACCTCAGTATTGCTTGCTATGAGCAGGGCCAAGTAAAGAGAGTTTTACTTATCACACGCCCTGCCCCTTTGCTCTCAGCTCAGCGGGGCTGGCTTCCTGGCATAAGGGATAGGGAAGCTTAGGTGGGCTGGAAATGGAGACAGGTCCCTATACTGCCCTGTGGACGGACTCCCACAGCCTAGCACACCATGTTCTGCCGGCAGCAGCTTCAGGCTGTCAGATAGATAGTCTAGCGGGTAGCTGatcagggcagggaggggagctgAGAGAAATACCTCTAGAGACAGACAAGATGGATATCTGGATTCAATTAAAGCCACTGCCTGCTTGTCAAAGCCCAGGCCCAGGGGCTCTTTTACCAGTGTGGCAGGAAAGATTCACACACCTGGCCGGCGCTCTGACAATAGAACGTGGGCTCTGCAGCACCCTGAAGCGGAGACACTAGGGGCAGGGAGAAAGCAGAGGGAATCCCTGGCATTGGGACTGCTGGAGGTTAGCTCCTGGACCTAGGCTCTTACTTGGGAATTTTAGCCACAGTCAGGTAGTAGGTACCCACAGGGTGGGAGGATGCAGACAGCAGATGCAGCATTAGTACAGGGAGACCTCAGTCCAGGTTAGTACAGCATTAGTACAGGGAGGCCTCAGTCCACGTTAGTACAGCATTAGTACAGGGAGGCCTCGGTCCAGGTTAGTACAGCATTAGTACAGGGAGGCCTCGGTCCAGGTTAGTACAGCATTAGTACAGGGAGGCCTCGGTCCAGGTTAGTACAGCATTAGTACAGGGAGGCCTCAGTCCAGGTTAGTACAGCATTAGTACAGGGAGGCCTCGGTCCAGGTTAGTACAGCATTAGTACAGGTCCCACCAAGCATGTCCCTCAGCGTGAGAGCGGAGCTGCGACCCCGGGGTACCTTTGATAGAAGCGCTGTCCAGCATGGGCAGCAGGGCGCTCACTTGTTCCAAGAGGGCCACCTGGGAGAGGACGAACGGCTCCTCTGAAGCACAAAGACAAGATGACAGCAGTGAAGCTACCGTGGGCATCACTACGCCTGTGCATGGCAGGTAGCAGGCTGGGCCCCAGAGCTCTGAGCAGCTGCTATGCCACTGGTCCCTTCCCTGGGTGCACATCCCCATCCTGCCCAGCCTTCCCATCTTGAGCCCAAGGAGCAGCTCAGTCTCTACAAATCCTCATCCTCAAGTTCTGACTCCAGATCCTCCTCTTCTAGTCTCCTGTCAGTAACTCAGCAGGTGGTCCTAGCCCTCACAGGGGACAAACTACTTTAGGCtctgccacccaggcccagggCCCAGGAAAGAGCTGACAGAGAAGTGTGGCAGACCGTCAGACAGGTTCTGCTCACTGGCTCTCCAAGGCACAGGTAATTTACAAAGGGACAGGGGCGCTGAGACAGAGTGGAAGAGGCCAGTGTGGACGAGTAGGGTCCTGGCTCTTCATGAACAAGGCGTCTGGTGCATTGAAATCCAGAGTGGAAGGTGATTGGAGCAAGGCTGTCTGTCGTGTGTGAACAGATGGAGGAAGGGATACTTGGCAGGCAGGAGAATTCACTGAGCTGGCTGGGAGGCTGAAGTGTTAGGACTTTATCCTAGCAAGCAGAAGACACTGGGGCTCCTGAGTAGCCAAGCGCTATGGTGGCAATGCTTGTGAAGATGCGACAACATGCACAAAGGAAGGCGACTCAGGCGACTACCCGACTGTGTGTAAGTGGATGCAAACTTCCGGAGGCCGagcacagggggtgggggtggggaggccggACACGTCCTTGAACTTGGAGTCTGAGCCGTGGCCATGGACCCAGGAGCCCTTTGGGAACCTAGCGCCTCTCAGAAGGCACtgccccacctccccagtcctcAGTGCTATACGGCCCCCTCATGCTCCCAGGTAGGTTTCAGGACAGCTACCTGACGTGTGTTCATGAGGACAAAGACTTTGGTTCACTGCTGTAATCTTGATCCCGGAATAAAGAAAGCCTGGTTCACAGTATATGAtcaacaaatgttttgtttttctttttgtttttcctttccttgttctttttttgagacaggatcatgtTCTGTTGGCCCAAGCTAGCttcttgtctcagtctcccaagaaCTTAGGACTCTAGACACatggccactgtgcccagcttcacaTCTTCTGGATGAGTGAATAGGTGCAGGTGCTCAGAAAACTACCTGCAGAATAACTGACTAGAATCTCTGCCCAAAATGCTGAAGCCCCAGAGATGTCTcctagaaaagaaagatgctGAGCTTTCAGTGATAGTCCCTATCCTCCATAATTTGCCAAAATGACAAACAGaatgggaaagaggaaaggaagctgCCTCAGGCTCTCTAGATCTTTTAGGAAATCAGCAGtcgggctgaagagacggctcagcggctaagagcatcctgttcttccagagaccAGAGTTCCATGTCTGGCACCCAGCTTGGGTAGCTCACCACtgctttaactccagctccagggagatatGGTGACTCTGAGCTCTGCGGGCACCTGAATCTATAAGGGGGATGTTGTAGACATCAAGGGAAAAGGTACTATCTAAAAAGGTAATACCTTGTGTCACTGTGGCAAAACAGGGAAACCACAGTGTCAGTCGGCATTGCTGGCATTGTTGTAGACAGTTAAGGAGTTAAGGGCAAAGTTCTTACCAAGAGAAATACTGTGTGACCTGCATAtgaggcattcttttttttttttttttttttttaagacagggtttctctgtgtagccttggctgtcctagactcactttgtagaccaggctgacctcaaactcacagcgatccgcctgcctctgcctcctgagtgctgggattagaggcgtgcgccaccatgcccggcccattTGAGGCATTCTAAGAGCTGAGACAGCTTCCTGAAATGAGTGGAGGAAACTGATCAAAAAAGGGAAGtcagggccggagagatggctcagaggttaagagcactgactgttcctccaaaggtcctgagttcaatccccagcaaccacatggtggctgacagcaatctataatgtgatctagtaccctcttctggcctgcaggtgtacatgcaggcagagcactgtatacataataataaataaataaatcttttttaaaaagtggggggGGAGTCAGAGAAAGGTACCAGTGTTTAACCAAAGCATCAGGCTGCCCCACCCAGAGAAGCTCACTTCCTGAGAATGCGAGGGAAGAAGTGAGCTGCTAACCACCCGCCACCTATGAATGCATTATGACTCAgtgcacacaaagaaaagaatcagactgaaaaaacagaagacagaacCCATGCCACTATCCTCCCTTCTCCTGAAAAAAGACAGTCGCTGTGCCTGCTCTTCTGGGAAGATCCTCTACGCTGTGAGCATTGTGGAAGATTCTAAAGGAAAATCATAGGATGGGCCTTTGACAGAGTATTAAAGTAGTGTCCATATGCCTGGCACTGTGCTCTGCAGCTGGCGCAGAGGTATGTACTACACCCAGTGCGGACCACCAAACTCACAGGGTCACCTCGGGCCTCAGGCCAGAGGCCAAGAAGGTAGGTGACAGGTTGTATGTGTAACAGGTAAGAGAGGGAGGCCATTATTGTGCCCACCC
Coding sequences:
- the Rpp25l gene encoding ribonuclease P protein subunit p25-like protein, producing the protein MEHYRRAGSVELPASSPMPQLPPDTLEMRVRDGSKIRNLLGLALGRLEAGSTRHVVFSGSGRAAGKAVSCAEIVKRRVPGLHQLTKLRFLQTEDSWVPTSPDTGLDPLTVRRHVPAVWVLLSRDPLDPSECGYQPPGAPPGLGPVPSGSCGPRPRRRARDTRS
- the Dctn3 gene encoding dynactin subunit 3; the protein is MAALTDVQRLQSRVEELERWVYGPGGTRGSRKVADGLVKVQVALGNIASKRERVKILYKKIEDLIKYLDPEYIDRIAIPEASKLQFILAEEPFVLSQVALLEQVSALLPMLDSASIKAVPEHAARLQHLAQIHIQQQDQCAGITEESKALLEEYNKTIMLLSKQFVQWDDLLCQLEAAKQVKPAEE